In the genome of Bosea sp. ANAM02, the window TGAGGGGCGAGCCGCCGAGAAACCGTTCCATGGAAGCGATGGCCATCCTGTTGCGCCCCAAGCCGATCCGGGGCGCTTCCGCGCTGTCTTAGCCTGAAACAGACCGCGCTTGAACGGGGACTGAACGGACGGCTTCGTTTGAAACCAGATTTGCCCGCATGAAACGCGGGTCATCCCGGGCGACAGCAGGGAGACCCGGGATCCATGCCGGAACATCTCTTTGTGAGGCTCCGGAATGGATCCCGGATCTCCGCTTCGCTCCGTCCGGGATGACCCGCGCTTTATAAAGGGCAGCTCAGCCTATCGGGAAATAATCATCAAGCCGTCGCGGAAGCACCTGCCGTCGCCCAGGCGGTTCCGGCTATCTTGGAGGCGGCGATCACCGCCTGCGTGCGGCTGTCGACGTCGAGCTTGGTCAGGATCGCCGAGACATGGGCCTTCACGGTCGCCTCGGAGACGCCGAGCTCGTAGGCGATCTGCTTGTTGAGAAGCCCCTCCGACAGCATCATCAGCACGCGCACCTGCTGCGGCGTCAGCGTCGACATGCGGCGGACCATGTCGGCGATCTCGGCATCCACGGGAGCTGAGAGATCAACCCCGGGCGGGGTCCAGACGCCGCCGTCGAGCACGGCGCGGATCGCCTCGCCCATCTGGGCGACATCGGCGGTCTTGGGCAGGAAGCCGAGCGCGCCGAACTCGATGCAGCGGCGAATCACCGCCGGGTCGTCATTGGCGGAGACGACGATGACCGGAATCTCCGGATGGTCGGCGCGCAGGAAGAGCAGGCCCGAAAAGCCCTGCACGCCCGGCATGGTCAGATCGAGCAGGACGAGATCGGCATCGCCGCCGCCGGCCAGAGCCTCGGTCAGGGCTTCCAGCGAGCCGACCTCGCTGACCTCGGCCCCGCCGAGCGCGCTCGACACGGCCTGACGCAGCGCGCCGCGAAACAGCGGATGATCGTCCGCGATGACGATCCGCGTCGAAGGCTGCTTGCTCATCGCCCCACTCCTTAAAGCCTGCACCGCCCCCGCCCGAAGTGGCGTGCCCCGCTTCGGGCCGATGCATTCGTCCGACCGGGGCATTTTGCCTCAGGCCGGCTGCGCATCACAAGCATTGCGAGCGCAAGGCTGCAACCCATTCCGGCTCAACCATTGGTCGGCAGCAGTGCTTCCAGCACCGCGATATGGTCGGCCTCGACAGGCGGCTTGTCCCAGCGGATGCGATTGATGCGGGGAAACCGCATGGCGAGGCCGGATTTATGCCGGGTCGAGCGCTGCAGGCCCTCGAAGGCGACTTCGAAGACGAGACCCGATTGCGCCTCATGCGTGACCTCGCGCACCGGGCCGAAGCGATTCAGCGTGTTCTTGCGGACATATTTGTCGATCTCGATCAGCTCTTCATCGGTGAAGCCGAAATAGGCCTTGCCGACCGGGACCAGCTCCTGCCCGCCATCCTCGCCCACGCGCCAGACGCCGAAGGTGTAGTCGGAATAGAAGGAGGAGCGCTTGCCGTGACCGCGCTGGGCATACATCAGCACGCAGTCGACGAGCCGGGCATCGCGCTTCCATTTCCACCAATAGCCCTTGGGGCGACCCGGCAGATAGGCTGAATCGCGGCGCTTGATCATGCAGCCCTCGACCGCTTCCGCATCGGCGCCTGCTCCCGCTTCGGCCGGGTCCGCGCGGGCTGCCTTCAATTCATCCCAGGAGGCGAAGGAAATCACAGGCGAGAGATCGAAGCGGATGCTGGCGAGGCGCGACAGGAAGCTCTCAAGCCGCTGGCGCCGCTCCTCCAGAGGCAGATGCCGGATATCCTCCTCACCATCGACGAGCAGGTCGTAGACGCGGATATGGGCGGGGAAATCGCCCAGCATCTTCGCGGTGACGGTCTTGCGGTTCAGGCGCTGCTGCAGCGTATTGAAGCTCTGGACCGTGCTCTCGCGCATCACCAGCAATTCACCGTCGAGCGCGCCATCGATCGTCAGTTCCTCGACGAGATCGGGGAAGGCGGCTGCGATGTCCTCGCCGGTGCG includes:
- a CDS encoding response regulator transcription factor: MSKQPSTRIVIADDHPLFRGALRQAVSSALGGAEVSEVGSLEALTEALAGGGDADLVLLDLTMPGVQGFSGLLFLRADHPEIPVIVVSANDDPAVIRRCIEFGALGFLPKTADVAQMGEAIRAVLDGGVWTPPGVDLSAPVDAEIADMVRRMSTLTPQQVRVLMMLSEGLLNKQIAYELGVSEATVKAHVSAILTKLDVDSRTQAVIAASKIAGTAWATAGASATA